The DNA window AATTTCTCAGCAGCAATTCTCGCCTGTCTATCGTCAATAATGAGAAAGGAACCTGTATTATAAGCAAGGGCAATCGCTTCTTTTTCTCCTGCATCTATCGCTCGAATCGTTATTAAAATTTCTCTGGCAATTACTGGTCTGGCTGTAACTTCAATAAAAGAAGAAATAGCTTTTTCCAGCTCTTCTACCTCATCAGATAACTTAATAAAAACTTCTCTTTCTACCATTGGCGGAATTTGAACTTTTCCAAACAAATCTTCCAGCAGATGAATTTTTCCTATTTTTGCCAGAGCAATGATAGGTCCTGTATTGGATACAATATTCATGGAAACATGGTCTCCAGAGTTTTTATATCTTTTTCAATTTCCTCTATTGCTTCTTCCGGCGGATAATTAAAAATAGATACCCTGTATCTCCCACACATGTCTAAAAAATCTACTCGGGTAATACCAATCAACCGTGCCGCTTTTCCTGAGGAAATTTTACCCAATTCAAACATTTTTAAAGCAGCCATCAGTCTTATTTGATAGTTCAGCTCTTCTTTAGTCAAGCCCACAGCCATATCGAAATTATCCGGTATCTCAATTTCCATCTTTTCCATAATCAAATCTCCTTTTCCCCATAAATCCCCCATAGGGGGACTTTTATCAAATATAAAAGATTTCTCCCCCTATGGGGTCGGGGGATTCGGTGTACCTAATAATATTTTTCATATATTCCTGAAATTAATTGGCTAATAAATTACAGATTAAAATAAATAACGATATTTGTAATTTAAAAAATATATATCGTCAATTTGATCATCTGTCAAAATAAATAATTCCATACTTTGCTATAAACCATTTCCTTCGACTTTATAAGCTCCTATCTTCGACTTTATAAGCTTCTATCTTCGACTTATCCTTCTCATCCGGTTGCTGTCCTTCGGGAACGCTGACTGAGAGTGCTTCGGTGCACCCAGTTACTGAGCAAGCGAATCGGAGACTGAGTAGCGAAGCGTATCGAAGTCCCGAAGCCCGGCCCGGGAAAGAGAAAAGTGGACTTTTTCCCTGATTCTTTGAGCGCTTACTACTTAATACCGACAATCCCGATCCATTATTTTTAAACTCTTTTAAATTAGAGCATTGACAGGATAAGATTCCTGCATCATAACTACCAAAAAAACCCGGAGACTAGTCTATGGAAAATCAGATTTTTATGATCCTCTCTATCATCGTCAGTGCAGTTATCTGGCTCAGGTACATCAGAAAAGAAGATAAGTATGAGCCGGAACCTCTTATGACGGTTCTTCGGGTAGGGCTTACAGGTGGTTTTATCAGCACCATGATAGCCGGTTTTCTGAATGTGGAAGCTGCAAACTTTTTGCAGGTAGATATCGGAAATACCCAGAATATGTCCAGTATGCCGGCAGGTATTCTTTCCACTTTTATTGGTTTTAACGAAGAGTTTAATAAAGCGATAGCGACTATTTTTCTGGTTCGAAACCTGAAAGATCTGAATGAGCCGGTAGATGCCATTGTCTATTCCACTGCTGTAGGTCTCGGTTTTGCCTTTATCGAAAACTTTTCCTATTCCATGCAGTATGGTTTTATAAACCTCGTTATGCGCTCAGTTACCGCTATGCCCCTGCATATAGGTCTCGCTGCTCTCTGGGGCTATAAGATTGCCGATGCAAAGTTTGTAAAAAACACGGGACTTTTCAGGGAAATGTTTCCTATGATTATCACAGCTTCCTTAATCCATGCCTTATACGATTATTTAATTTTTACGATTAATAATCCTCTGGTTTCTCTTTCTATCAGCCTGGTCACCGGAGTAATTTTAGTTAAGTTCATCAAAAGAAAACTGATAGAGCTGGCCGAAAAAAGTCCTTTTAAACCCCAGAATTATGTAAAAAAAGAGGTAGAATTTCTTTAAACGTAAGCGAACCACCGATGGTTCGCCTGCTTACCTGAAAAACCTGAGTATGGCTTTTCTGTATAGAATCTCATTCAGGGGGTCTTTTAACTCAAAAAGACTCCTGTCTTTGGAAAGAGAACTTACCTTCTCTTTTCCAAAGATTCTATCGAGGCCGGAAAAGAATACCGAAGCAGTAGCCTCAAGTCCGAAAGGAAATTCTTCTTCCATCTTTACACCTTTATCTTTTCTTCCGGAAATATCCCAAATTCTTGCCTCCAGGTTTTGAAGATGTTCGTGCAGGTAAAAGACTTCCCTTTTATCTTCCTCGGATAAGAGCTTTAATTCTCCGTTTTCCTTTAATTTCCGCAAAAGCTTCTTTCCGAATCCGCAAAATATGGCCGTAAGACTCAAGATTTCGGAAAGACGGTATTCGAGGGCATGGGCTTCATACTCTAGAGGTAAGATATCCTCTTCAAGAATTTTTAGTTTATCTGCTCTGGCCCGGCAATGCGTGGCTTCCGGTGTAAATTCGGTATGGATTCTTTCTATACTCATTTGGGAGGAATCTACAGGTATGAGGACCGGAACATAGGTCTGCCGTTTTTCGTCTTTGGCTATAATAATAAAATAATCTGCTCCATAGCCATTGGTCAAAAAACCTTTTTGGAAGTTTAAGTCTCCTGCCTCTGAAATTCGACTCTGTAAATTTTTAAGTCTTCCTTTCCAGCCGGGTTCTGTAACTCCTGTAGAACAGATGGCTTTACCCTCGATAATCTTTTGTAAGACTTCAGCCGCTTTTTGAGAGCCTGCCTGTTTTGCCATTTCGAGAATCCTTCCGGAAATGTTTACCTGTGCCATAAGAGCGAGGCCTATGCCTGTACCTCTCTCTTCTTCTGAAAGTAGACTGAGCTTTTTATGAAACTCAACAAAGCTCCCCCCTTCCAATACGCGAAAAAAACCATCTTCTGCAAGATAGGGTAAAAGTTCTCGATACAGAGTTTCATCGGGCTGTGAGGATAATTGTTGTAGTTTTTCCGGGCTTTTCACAGTAAGCAGTAAAAAAAATAGAGTCCCAGAAAAAAAGAATTTTCTCTTTTCTCATATCCCTACTTTTATCAGGAAATGGTTTTTTTTCAGAGAACGGCACATTACCTCTTCTTTCTCATTGCACTTATTCAGGCTTTAGCTTATCGTTGGGTCTGTGACGATGCCTTTATTAGTTTTCGCTATGCGAGAAACCTTACAAAAGGATTGGGTCTTGTATTTAATGAAGGAGAAAGAGTAGAAGGCTATACAAATTTTCTCTGGACTCTTTTACTTTCCTTAGGCTTTCAATTTAAACTAAACCCGATTCCCTATTCAGAAAATTTGGGTGTTCTTTTCTATCTCGGAACTCTATTTGTCACCTACTACTTTGCCAAAAAAATCAATGCCAGGCAAAGAAATTATTTCCCTATAGCTTTCTGCGGACTGGCTGTGCATAAGTATATGCACACCTTCGCTTCTTCCGGGCTGGAAACTTCTTTTTTCACCTTTCTTGTTTTATCTGCCTATTACTATGTTTTTCTTGCCGAAGATCTAAAACCGAGACTCATTGCTTTTACCTTATTAAACCTGGCTGCTCTTACCAGACCGGAAGGACTTTTGTATTACTTTGTAGCTGCTTTTTATATATACTATTTAGATATTAAAAATGGGATCTTATACAGGGGTAGTACCGGAAAGGAAATCCTTTTAAGATCTCTTCATCACATTCCTTTTCTAATTATCTATATACCCTATTTTATCTGGAAATACAACTATTACGGATTTCTTCTCCCCAATACTTACTATGCAAAATCAGGAGGAGGAATTTATTTTTCCCAGGGCTGGAAATATTTAGAAATATTTTGTGATGCCTATTATTTCCTGTATACCCTGCCCTTTTTTCTAATTTTGTACCTATTCAGACTTCGTAAAGAAAGAAATACACACAGGAACTTTTTACTGATTTTTATAGCTCCTCTCCTTCATCTTTTGTATATTTTAAAAGTAGGAGGAGATTTCATGTTTGCCCGCTTTTTCATTCCTCTCTTACCTTTTGTATATATTCTTTTTGAAATATTCCTATATCGCTTTTTTAGAAAAATCGATAATACCTTAAAATTTGTAGCTTTAATCATTTTAACACTTCTGTTCATGGATCCCTATAAAGGAACCTCCGTACCGATTATTAACGGAATCAGCAATGAAAGAGAGATCTACAAACCCAATAATGTAACTTATCTTATGCTAAAAATACTCTCCTGGAAACCACATTTTGAAAGAGCCAATGTGCGTTTTGCTTTTGGTGGAGCCCAGGCAATCTATGCTTACTACCTGGAAAACAACTATGCAATTGAAGCAGAATGCGGCTTAACTGATTCGTATCTGGCACATAGAAAAATCAGTATGAGAGGTAGAGTCGGACATGAAAAGGAAGCTCCTCTTTCTTATTTAAAAGAAAAAGGCATTCACCTTCACATGAGCGGAGAGGAAGGTCACTGGGGAGAAGAAAAATATAAGGGTTACATAAAGGGTCTACCCGGTGAAATTAACATCATCTATGATGATCCGAATGTAATCAATATCTTAAGGCAACACCCCGATATACAGTTTCCCAATTATTAATTACTAATATAAGTATTTCGATATTTATTTCAGAGGAAGTTATGGAAAATCAAAATGATTTGCTGGAGAGGAGACGTTTTTCAGAACAGATGAAAACAGAGCAACGTAGTATTCATGTATTCGATGCAGGTGAAAATCTATCAGAAGAAGTCTGCAGGCAAATACGAGCGGAATATGAACATCTGGGCGGACTTCATATTTGTAATACAGGTTTGAAAAGTGAAGAAGAATTATTACCTTTTATGGATGCACTGGGATTTTCCAAGCTTCGTCAATTTTCCGGTGGAGGACGAACCAGTACCCAATGGCAAGAAAAATGGGTAGTCCCCGGTCTTCGTCGAATGGATTATTATCCGCCGGATCTGTATCTCTTACCCAATAATGAAGTACAGTATCAACGTTATTCCCCCAGGGATATTCTGTTCTTTTGTAAAAAACCTGCTGAGACGGGAGGAAGAAGTTTCTTGCATGAGGCAAAACGTGTAGAAAGGTTTTTAATAGCAAAAGGTGGTAAAAAGTTATTAGATAAATTGGATAAATTTGGTCTGACAATAGAAACAGGTTTTCTGGATAATAGGCATCCCAAAAAGTCAGAGAACTATTTTGCTTCCTGGCAGGAACGCTTTCAAACGGAAGATCCTTCAGAAGCTCTTGCAATCATCAAAAATAAACAGGATGAATATGATGAAGGCTGGTGGAATTTAGATGATGGAGAGTTTCCAAGTCTTATGACAAAAATAACTCTCTCCGCCTATAAAACTCTGGGTAAGGATAAATTTCTTCGTTTTCCGAGAATAGCATTGGGAGAAGCTAATATTCAAAATGGTTATCGACGCTATCTCCTGGGAAACGCTCAGGAAATGACAGATGAAGAAAAGACTTTACTCTTTGAAGCCTATGATAAAACCAAAGAAGGTATTCAGTGGCAATTTGGTGATATAATTCTTTTTGATAATATTCGCTACGGTCATTCCAGGGAAGCCTTTGAGGGGGAACGGGAAATTTGGGTTGGAATGGCAGGAATGGTCTGGGACGACAGGCTTAAAAAAGAACCTATTCCAATAAAACAAAATACCATTCATTCTTATGAGCCCCAAATAAATTCTCAACACTATTATCGTCAGCCAATTAATGTTGATAAAAGCAAAGCCTGCTCTATGCGCATCTTTGATGCAAAAGAGAAGCTTTCTGAACGTACAATACATTGGATCCGGGAAGAATTTGCCTTACATGGAGCTTTACATATTATTAATACAGGTTTGAATTGCTCGCATCCGGGAGAGTTGCCCTTTGAAATTCAGGCAGCCCTGGGTTTTTCTACTGAAGAACAATTTATCTGGGGAGGAAGTAATAGCGGTAGAACCATGAGAAAACACTGGGGAAATGGTGTATATGCTACAGATTACTATCCACCTGAATTATTCTTGCTTCCCCATAATGAAATTTTATATCAGCTACGTTTACCTACACGCTTACTCTTCTTTTCTACACATCCGGCCAAAACAGGTGGAAGAACTTTTGTTCATTCCGCAAAGGGTTTTGAAGAGTTTTTACTGAATTCCGGAAATGTAGGTATTGGATTGATAGAGAAAATGTATCAACATGGCTTTCGTATTGACACGGGTTTTTTAGATGATAAGGATCCCCAGAAAAAATTCAACTACTTTCGATCCTGGCAGGAGCGTTTCCAAACACAGGACAGAGAAGAAGCCCTGAGTAAATGCCGAAAGGCTACAGACCAGTTTGATGACTGCTGCTGGAAAACTGACTTTGATAAGTGTGATGAATTTCCTATGCTGATGACCCGGATTCATGTTCCTGCGGTATTATTTGACAATAGGATGAAGGAAAACTTCTTACTCTTTCCCCGAATTGCCCTGGATCCTCCTCATCATCATAACGGATTTCGAGAGTATTTATTTGGTAATGGAGAAAAACTTTCCAAAGATGAAATCAATCTGCTACTTTCTTCTTTCATGTATGAAGCAGAAGCCAGGTATACACAATCGAATGATATCATACTGGTAGATAATATACGATACGGACATTCCAGGGAAGGCTATAGCGGAAAACGTGAAGTAGGTGTCTTGATGGCAGGTCTTATCCATAATGAGGGAGCCAAGCATAGTGAATGAGCGTTTATTTGAGCCCAACCAGATTCGATATGCAAAAGAAATCATTGAGCCGGGCATCTATCGTGATGGGCGCTGGCGATATTACGATGAGCCGGAACTTGTCTCACATAGTCTCTGTGGAAAGAATTTTTTACTTCGTCCGGGTCTCACCTTTACACCCTATGCTAATCCAACAGCCTGTAATGCTCACTGCTTATTTTGCTCGGAAGAACTTTTGCGAAAAGACGGTGAATATTTAACTGCTAAAAGAACAATCCATGATCATGATGGATATTTTAAAGGTTTGGAAAAGTTTTTCCGGGAAATACGTGGTTTTCCACTGGGCCTGAGTTTAAGCGGATTAGAAGCAACCAACGATTCAAACTGGTTTTTACGCTTAATGGAACTTTTAGAAGAGAACAAAGATATTTTCGCTGAAAAGGTTTTATACAGCAATGGAAGCGGTTTATTACGTAATCCTCATTTTTTGGATATATTAATAAAACTTAATTTTGATAGAATTGAATTATCCCGCTGTTCCTTTGATACGGAGATAAATCAAAATATTATGCGCTTTAACCGTACAGAACCTGTATATAGACAGGAAGGATTTCTCTCTCTCTTAGACTTGCTTCGCGATCGAATACATACCAAGCTGTCCTGTATTTTAAACCGTAAGGGAGTATCAAGCCTTAAAGATATTGAAGACTATATTACAAAGGCGAGACAGGGCGGAATAAAAGAAATCGTATTTCGAGAATTAAGTCAACTCGGAGATTTGTATCATATAAACTCTTTTGTACAATGGATTGAAGACCATCGAGTATCCGCAAGAAAATTCATGGACGATATTTATCCTGAGAAAAATAAAATCCGTGAAGGTTGGGAGTTTATTGCAGCCACCTGCGGATATTATTACTATAATGAAATATACTCTTTTCAAAATGTACAGGTGATCTTCGAAACTTCTTCCTATGTTGTACATCAGGAAGCACAAACAAAAGGAGTCATTCATAAACTGGTTTTTCATTCCAATGGAGATTTGTGCGGAGATTGGGTACCGAACTCTAATAAACTAGGAAACTACTATGGATGACTTTCCATATAGGAAAAATCTTAGCCTGCAAATGCTTGAAGAAGGCTTCCATATCTTCAAATTAAGGTTTTTATATTTCGGTTCTTATGCTTTGCGTTTATATGAACCTGAAAAATTAAAATCCTTTTCTCCTCCGGATATTGATCTTTTAGTAGATAACGATAAAGAGAAATTACTCTCTCTGGCAAAATATCTTCACCAGAAAAGCTGGGAGGTTCGTATCTGGGGAGAAGAATACCGAGATGATTGGGATCCATCCTATCTCGAAGGAAAATTTTATATGCGCTTAAAGTATATAACAGAAGACCAAAAACTCAGCACCCTTGATATTACCTATGAGTCTCCCTATCTAAATTTTTCTCGATCTTACGCGGAAAAAGAAGATAGATATGGTTATCCATTATGTTCTCTCAAGGATTTATGGTATCTGAAACTCTTGAAAAACAGTGAGAAAGCTCTCGCATTTGCAAAAGAACATGCTTTAATTATTCCGAAACAAAGTAAGAAGTCTGCAAAATCCTGGAAAATTACAGGTCAGAGATAATAAAAATTGCCTCAATTAATTTTCCAGGATAGTAATTTCTACTCTACGATTTTGCCTTCTACCTTCTTCGGTATTATTATCACCAATAGGAACTGTTGAACCCTTACCAACAGTAAGAATCTGTCGATTCTTTAATATTTTTAAAGATATAAGAAAATCACCTACAGCTTTTGATCTTTTTTTTGATAAAATTTGAGAAGTCTCTTCATAACCGACGCGGGCTGTATGCCCTGTAATGAATACATCTCTATCCGGAACTTTTTGAATCAATTCTGCAATCTTTTTTAACTTTTCTTTTTCTGACTCAGAGAGCTGAAAAGAGTTTGCTTGAAATTGAATATTTTCAAGGGATAAGGTTACTCCTTTTTCATCTGTTTTAACACTTGTATCTGTTATTCCTTTCTCTTTTAATTCCTTGTTTAAGTCTTGAGCTATCTTCTCTTTATCTAATGCTGGAGATAAATAATAAGTTCCTTTAGAATTTCCTATATATTCAATGCTTGAGCGGTTAGAAAGTGTAAAATAATAATCAAATTCTTCCTTATGAGAATCTAACCTCCCCTCTTCTATATTCCAGTAATATACCTGCTCCGAGTATCCACTTATGAGAACAGGTATGGGCATTAAGTTAAGCTGTTTATAGGGAGTTTTATAAAATATTGTATAAGATACTTTTAAAACTGCGATTTTCTTAGAATCTATAGTAAGATTATTAAGATATTTATAATGTACTTTTATTGGTATCCGAAGAGGTTGTTCTAAACCAAACTGCTTTTTCATATCATGAACCTCGTAGGCATCAGAGGTCCAGGTTTCTCCTATATTAATATCTTTATCCGGAAAAAGCGGAATGTTTCTGATAACCGGCATGAAATATTTATCATCTATAGTATATAAACCTAACCTATCACGCCAAAATTTCGATTGATAATCTTCCTTCAATTGAAAAGAAGACTTATTTCCAAGGAAATTTTCAGAGGTCTGGTAAATACAATCTAATTCTCCGGAATCAGATTTTGTATTAATCGTATGAACCGCAATCTTATTCATAATTTTTGTTCGATTCGTTGGGATTCCATTAATATTTATATACTCATCGACTTCGTGAATAATTCGATATTTCTCACCTTTTAAATATTTATATTGTAACCTTTCCGGATAGATAGAAATACTTAATAAAAATAGGTAAAATACAAGAAGATTGAGATAACGATTCATAGTAACTCCTTACTCCTATTTATGTAGCCTTCATAAATACCTTAGTTGATATATTATAGTTTATAAGAATACGTTTATTTTCTTTTCAAATATAAGGTTCCAATTACAGAAAGTATAGCTCCTAAAACTAAAAAAACAGAAGCACTTACATAATCAGCAGGAAGCGGGCCTGCCGAACGAAGCCCTATACTCCATCCGAAGGTTGCATTTAAGGCAGATCCAATTCCAGCTAGCAATAGAGCATATCCTATCGTTTGAATAATAACCATGAATATTTTCATAAATTTCTTTCTCCTAAAGTGTATATATCCGTATTACTTATTGATACTATTAAATTATAACCGGACTATAGTGCAACTGTCATTTTTTATGGAGATAATATAACAATAATTTCTTTCAGCTTATCCTTTCTTTTCTGATTTTTTTCTTTTTCGTATCTGAACTTTGTATATGTCAGAGCGTCCTGTCCTTTATTATTCTTAAAAATTGCATCTGCACCATATTTTATAAACAGACGAACAAGATCCGGCCTGGCGTAAGATATAGCCATATGCAAGGGAGGTAGAAATTGCTTCTCATATTGATTTAACTCTACCCCTGTTTTTAAAAATTCTTCCATCCACTTTGGATCATTTTCTCGTATAAAACCATTTATTGCTTTTTGCTTATATTCCGGTTTGTCTTTTAAGAAATCAATATATAACTGATAGAAAGTATCTCTCTCAAAAATTTTTGCAAAATTATTCCGTATATACTTCTTCCTCTTTGAAGATTTATCTTTCTTGTATACCAGGTTAGTTTTTCCCGAATTATAGTAAATAGGTCGTTTATAAAAAAGCAGACTTTCCGGTATAACAACTTCACTATTTATAACCGGGTAATAAGATGTATCCCGAACTAAAACCATCTCGCCATCTTTTATATCTCTTGATTCCTGTTTCTGATCGGACTTAAAAGATTCTTTTTCCACCTTTTCTTCTTCATACGAACCGAGGCGAAATGGAAGACTTATCCAATCCCCTATAGAAATAACCATATCGATTCCGAGAGTGAAAATAGAATAAATAGCGAGGTGTTTAATATAGGATGCTTTTCCGGTTCCTTCATAAACCCAGGCCAGACCGATAACAATAAACTTCATACGTCCTTGATTATCCTTCTTAACCTGCTTATCACAAAGATACAGGGCTTTATATTGGTTTACTTCGTAATCAGTATAAGTAATATTTTCCCTAATTTTAAATCGAAGGCCTTCCTTTTCTTTTCGCAGGAATTTTAAATTTATAGATGAGTGTTTTCGAGTTTCTTTCTCTCCGCGAGAGATTTCTTCCTTTTTAATGAGTTTCTTCGTAACATGAGTAGAAATTAAAATACAATTCATCACAGGAAGTAAGCATAAAAATATAAGAGCCTGTCTGAAAATGAAGCTACAGGCTCTTGCAGCTTGCTTTTCTTTAATAGATAAGCCTGTTTTATGACACGCTGTAATATTTCTTAAAGTAGGCATTCTCCATATACTATGGAGCAGTTTGTAAATTGCAAGAGTTTTTAATAATCTCTTATATGTTTAATGCTTAAGGGATTCTATTTTTGATGCAATATAGGAAAATATTTTTTTTACAATAGTAAGTATTGGATTTCTGAAAATTCAGAAGGAGGCATAAAATAATAACCCTGGTAATAATCAAAACCAAAGGTTTTTAGTAAACCCACATATTCCGGTTTTTCAACTCCTTCTGCAATTACCTTGATATTCATTTTATGAGAAAGTTCAATGATTTCCTGTACTAATTTTTTATCCTTTTTTTCTTTACATATACTTTGAGTAAAATCTTTATCAATTTTTAAACAATGAAAGGGATGTTTCATCAAGCTCCCAAAAGATGAAAAACTTGTTCCTACATCATCTATGGATAG is part of the Leptospiraceae bacterium genome and encodes:
- a CDS encoding PrsW family intramembrane metalloprotease, coding for MENQIFMILSIIVSAVIWLRYIRKEDKYEPEPLMTVLRVGLTGGFISTMIAGFLNVEAANFLQVDIGNTQNMSSMPAGILSTFIGFNEEFNKAIATIFLVRNLKDLNEPVDAIVYSTAVGLGFAFIENFSYSMQYGFINLVMRSVTAMPLHIGLAALWGYKIADAKFVKNTGLFREMFPMIITASLIHALYDYLIFTINNPLVSLSISLVTGVILVKFIKRKLIELAEKSPFKPQNYVKKEVEFL
- a CDS encoding DUF3368 domain-containing protein, giving the protein MNIVSNTGPIIALAKIGKIHLLEDLFGKVQIPPMVEREVFIKLSDEVEELEKAISSFIEVTARPVIAREILITIRAIDAGEKEAIALAYNTGSFLIIDDRQARIAAEKLGLNFTGSIGVLLEAKKKNLIDNVKKHLLAIRDNGYYYSDEIIDVAVKLAGE
- a CDS encoding OmpA family protein; this encodes MNRYLNLLVFYLFLLSISIYPERLQYKYLKGEKYRIIHEVDEYININGIPTNRTKIMNKIAVHTINTKSDSGELDCIYQTSENFLGNKSSFQLKEDYQSKFWRDRLGLYTIDDKYFMPVIRNIPLFPDKDINIGETWTSDAYEVHDMKKQFGLEQPLRIPIKVHYKYLNNLTIDSKKIAVLKVSYTIFYKTPYKQLNLMPIPVLISGYSEQVYYWNIEEGRLDSHKEEFDYYFTLSNRSSIEYIGNSKGTYYLSPALDKEKIAQDLNKELKEKGITDTSVKTDEKGVTLSLENIQFQANSFQLSESEKEKLKKIAELIQKVPDRDVFITGHTARVGYEETSQILSKKRSKAVGDFLISLKILKNRQILTVGKGSTVPIGDNNTEEGRRQNRRVEITILEN
- a CDS encoding ankyrin repeat domain-containing protein; amino-acid sequence: MPTLRNITACHKTGLSIKEKQAARACSFIFRQALIFLCLLPVMNCILISTHVTKKLIKKEEISRGEKETRKHSSINLKFLRKEKEGLRFKIRENITYTDYEVNQYKALYLCDKQVKKDNQGRMKFIVIGLAWVYEGTGKASYIKHLAIYSIFTLGIDMVISIGDWISLPFRLGSYEEEKVEKESFKSDQKQESRDIKDGEMVLVRDTSYYPVINSEVVIPESLLFYKRPIYYNSGKTNLVYKKDKSSKRKKYIRNNFAKIFERDTFYQLYIDFLKDKPEYKQKAINGFIRENDPKWMEEFLKTGVELNQYEKQFLPPLHMAISYARPDLVRLFIKYGADAIFKNNKGQDALTYTKFRYEKEKNQKRKDKLKEIIVILSP
- a CDS encoding TauD/TfdA family dioxygenase; its protein translation is MENQNDLLERRRFSEQMKTEQRSIHVFDAGENLSEEVCRQIRAEYEHLGGLHICNTGLKSEEELLPFMDALGFSKLRQFSGGGRTSTQWQEKWVVPGLRRMDYYPPDLYLLPNNEVQYQRYSPRDILFFCKKPAETGGRSFLHEAKRVERFLIAKGGKKLLDKLDKFGLTIETGFLDNRHPKKSENYFASWQERFQTEDPSEALAIIKNKQDEYDEGWWNLDDGEFPSLMTKITLSAYKTLGKDKFLRFPRIALGEANIQNGYRRYLLGNAQEMTDEEKTLLFEAYDKTKEGIQWQFGDIILFDNIRYGHSREAFEGEREIWVGMAGMVWDDRLKKEPIPIKQNTIHSYEPQINSQHYYRQPINVDKSKACSMRIFDAKEKLSERTIHWIREEFALHGALHIINTGLNCSHPGELPFEIQAALGFSTEEQFIWGGSNSGRTMRKHWGNGVYATDYYPPELFLLPHNEILYQLRLPTRLLFFSTHPAKTGGRTFVHSAKGFEEFLLNSGNVGIGLIEKMYQHGFRIDTGFLDDKDPQKKFNYFRSWQERFQTQDREEALSKCRKATDQFDDCCWKTDFDKCDEFPMLMTRIHVPAVLFDNRMKENFLLFPRIALDPPHHHNGFREYLFGNGEKLSKDEINLLLSSFMYEAEARYTQSNDIILVDNIRYGHSREGYSGKREVGVLMAGLIHNEGAKHSE
- a CDS encoding UPF0175 family protein; its protein translation is MIMEKMEIEIPDNFDMAVGLTKEELNYQIRLMAALKMFELGKISSGKAARLIGITRVDFLDMCGRYRVSIFNYPPEEAIEEIEKDIKTLETMFP